A portion of the Hylaeus volcanicus isolate JK05 unplaced genomic scaffold, UHH_iyHylVolc1.0_haploid 12237, whole genome shotgun sequence genome contains these proteins:
- the LOC128884292 gene encoding uncharacterized protein LOC128884292 has translation MAPKKSRAPDAIAANYPYATDGEHVFGVAHIYASFNDTFIHVTDLSGRETIVRVTGGMKVKADRDESSPYAAMLAAQDVSQRCKELGVTAIHVKLRATGGTGTKSPGPGAQAALRALARSGMKIGRIEDVTPIPTDSTRRKAGRRGRRL, from the coding sequence ATGGCTCCGAAAAAATCTCGTGCTCCCGATGCTATCGCAGCAAACTACCCTTATGCTACAGACGGAGAACATGTTTTTGGAGTAGCTCATATCTATGCTTCTTTCAACGATACGTTCATTCATGTTACAGACTTATCAGGTCGTGAAACCATCGTTCGTGTGACTGGTGGCATGAAAGTTAAGGCTGATCGGGACGAATCTTCTCCTTATGCGGCTATGTTAGCTGCCCAAGATGTGTCTCAACGATGTAAAGAACTTGGAGTTACAGCAATCCATGTGAAGCTTCGCGCCACTGGTGGTACGGGAACTAAATCGCCGGGTCCTGGAGCACAGGCCGCTCTCCGTGCGCTCGCTCGTTCTGGAATGAAGATAGGAAGAATTGAAGATGTCACTCCTATTCCTACCGATAGTACTAGACGAAAAGCTGGTCGTCGTGGTCGTCGATTGTAG